GATCATGCATGAATACAAAAGTTCACACACTCTCCACACTTACTGtagttttattaatcatatCAAAATTGCCATCTTAATTTTCCTTTACTAAtcccattttaatattttccaattTCCATGTTTAATGCATGGCATGCCCATGATTTAATTTAACTTGCAAATTTATCTGGTTTTGTTTGTATTAATTCAGGTATGGGGCTGTATTTAGAACAAGTTTAGTTGGAAAAAATGTGATAGTTTCCACGGATCCTGAAGTCAACACTTACATTTTCCAACAGGAAGATAGATCTGTCTTGTTATGGTACACTGAGAGTTTCATGAAAgttcttggaaaaaaaagtcTTCTCACTCATCATGGAGTAATTCACAAATACCTCAAGAACTTGATTCTACACCTTGTTGGCCCCGAAAACCTTAAGGCAAAAGTAATGAACGAGATGGATGTAGTGATTTGCAGACATTTGCATGCTTGGGCAAGACATGGAACCTTGGACTTGAAAGAAGTAACctcaaatgtaataataatattgtcgAAATTCATgccatatatttttattaattttctcaaaatattgatcatatatctaatttctattattttgaagatgttaTTTGACTATGCTGCTAAGCAATTGATAAGTTATGATGAATCGAAGACACCTTTGAAATTGGCAGAGAATTTCAAAGCTCTTATCTATGGTCTCCTATCTTTTCCTAATGACATTCTTGGCACTCCATACCATGCTTGTCTCCAGgtactaattattatttaaatgttgctcataatattaatggaaattaataattataagaaaaatgagcatGCAGCttgtttatttccttttattatgtcttgaataatatttaatatataaattaattagtttcattttgtgtttgattttaGGGACGTAAAAATGCTACAAAGATAATTACGGATATCTACAACGATAGGAAAGCATCAAAGATTCATCGTAGTGATTTCTTAGATCATTTGCTTGAGGAAGTGGAGAGTGAAAAGTCTATTTTGAATGAATCATCTGCCATTGACTTGGTCTTGGTGCTTCTGTTTGCTTATCATGAAACTATTTCGACAACCTTAACATTAGTACCAAAGTTTATGTCTGATCATCCAGACGTGCTGGCAGAACTAAcggtttgtaataattaagattgtttaaagttaaaaactttttttcaagCCTTCTTCTGATCTTCATGTTTAATTAGTTGCGCcaccacaaatatatatataaataaatatatatatatatatatatatgagaagtactatatatatatatataaagagaatatataaaaataatattaaggtTTGACCACTTGGTTTGAccgttggtatttttttatttattattttttatttagtaattaagaaagtgattttaaatgtattgatatatttttctattttttaaaaaaataaaaatatattaaaaaaatatgaaaagaaaaacaagtaacaaaaaaaataaaaaaggctgGGCTGCACGCCCAGCGATAAATGctgggcggcagagtagccttGCCCTTTAATTAAAGGaaggaaataataaatatttaataaatattttcatatggcAGAAAGAGCATGAGGAAATTCTAAAAAACCGTGATGATGAGACATCTGAAATTACGTGGCAAGAATACAAGTCAATGACTTTTACACATATGGTACGTACGAGTAGTGCTTATGattaaactaatttataattaaatcttGATTTATCCACTGAATTTTATGGTATTCTCTTGTTTATAATAAACTTAgagatttcttaatttttaatttgcagTTTATCAATGAAACTGTAAGGTTGGCAAACATTGTCCCGGGGATTTTCCGAAAGGTCGTAAAAGATGTGGAAGTGAAGGgtaagtagaaaagaaaaatactatttgtctttataaagaatttattttttcacatattaataattgatatgctaaaaattatgaaatttaaaatttaaaatttgaatttgaaaacaaaactgataaaattaatcttgtaaataaaagtataagtaaaaattgtaaatatatataacgttACTCGTAAAAACAATAATGGCCTTCGTCTTAAATTTAATCATCTTAATGTAAATAGTTAAGATATAATTCACTTATAATTTGCCAAATCAACATAGATAgcttgaataatatatatactacaagaaaaatagacatttgtgacggattatttatgacaaaaacaaacacatgtggcaggaaataatcatttttgctggaaataactaatcacaaataaataattttctcgtAAATATAGCTTGAATATTGTTGTGAAGATCAGAacacttttctgtttttgttttgcagGATATACAATTCCTGAAGGCTGGCTAGTCATAGTTGTTCCATCTGCTCTACATCTAAACTCAGATGTGTACACCGATCCTCACACATTTAACCCATGGCGATGGGAGGTatgtatagtattaatatatatttatatttatgtaatttgcatttaatttatattattactgcaaaaatgttaaattaattaatcattttataCTATTggatatttttctaatttgattttctcttcaaaatggaatattgggaaaaaaaagggaaaagaattGCATGCAGGGTCTAAAACGTTCATGGCGTTCGGTGGTGGTGTGAGACTCTGCGTGGGAGCCGACTTTGCAAAGCTCCAAATggccatatttattcattacttGGTCACAAAAtacaggtatatatatatatatatatatcacaactaaattatattctttttatatttactcgAAGACTAATCAGTAGCGGAACTAAAAATTTATTGTCGGAGGTCgagcaaaattaaaattataataaaatattttttgttttatttttagatcaaaataatctctaagatcaaaataattttatagagggAGCCATGACAAGATGAgattaatataatctttttaaatcataaaaaattaatatatatatatatatatatatatattttttcaaatcttagcCCCTACCCCTTCATAGGTCCGTCCCTGCCTGAAGtttttcaaccttttcttccctttttaaGAGCTagatttaaacattttttacaCATCATGCACAACTTATTAATGTGacatgttttaaataattttatatattaatataactaatacttaaatggtaattatttaaaatatggcATACAATAAGTATGacttatttattgataaaaaacaatatttcttactcttttatttttccatttgtttgtaactaattaataatatatatatatatatataatttaggtGGAAAATAAATGGAGGAGATGAGAAGATGATTCGAAAGCCAGGCTTGGTGTTCCCGAATGGTCTACGAATTGAGATCTCCGAAAAGGACATGAAGTGCTGATGAAGAAGAGATCGTTAGATCCAATGCGAAACGAAATAAATGCACCTCATGATGATCTTATATATTAATGGTgcctattattatatattgctgCTTTGAGATATCTTAATTAGGTGAGGGATGCATGGGAATACTGTAATAACTAATTACCACCTTcataagtacatatatatattatataaataaattaatcatgTATTAGTGATATTGATGATTATTAGTGTGTGTTTAATTTTCTAATCAATAACATGATGATTTATGTATTCATGAGCTTATATATGCTACAATGTCACGAAGAGTACACTTTTCTTTGAGTGCACCAAAACAATCGGATATTGTTGAAGAAATTTGAGCAGATATagtaatctgaaaaaataaatgtgattttgAGGCGTGTAGAACATTATATATCTTTAAGGTGATAATTGTCCCCACTCAAAAGAGTTTGCTACCAAACCAATTCATATCCAAGATACAATAAAGTTACCAACTACATATAGCAATTCTAAGATATTTTCTTCAgagtttttctataaaattgtgtaagttacaaaaaatatgggagaatagAATGTTAAAATTTGTGGGTCTCAtcctctatttatagagaatgaagtggCACCATGTAAAAGATTACAACTCTTAACTTGTAACTTTTCAACTGACATATACTAATTTAAAGGTCATGATGTTTAACTTAAAGACCAAAATGCATGTATACCTAGTCAAGTGGTTAGGTGCAAGTCCCCCCAATGACACTTTTCTTGTGAATTAATTTTAAAGCATTGCACTCCTTCAATGTGCCTCTTCGAATGGGCCATGTGCCCGGTAGACCTCTAAGTCTATCTTGTgctttgataaaattaaatcatcataGCATAGCCATGGAATTTCGAACCAATTATCATTCTTTTAAAACAACACATCCTTACCATTGAACCAATGCATTTCCTTATAGTAGTTATTTACGATGTATTTCACACACCGATTACTGGGTTCAACAACCTGGAATACAAGCAAGGTAGTGGCTCGAGGTTATGGGTAACCtatgatgcctaagtcagtgttCCCCTTACTAGGGAGAATTTCAGTATATCAAGAGAGCATGAGGCAATTCTAACCTGAGGTTTGGCTTTTATACCACTAGCCGAGTTGGTCCCCCGTATCTTGTGTCAGAGGTATCTGTCTTTCGTATGGCACATTATTCAGCTGTTTCTAACAAGGCATTGCCCTCTCAAGTCACGTCCTTTTGGCTGGTTGGTGGCGCAGACTCTGCTGCATACTTTTGCCAATGAAAGGGGTCATGTCACGCGCACTATTGGTGACATGTTGCTTTATTGCAAACTCCCTGTCCGTGTGTGTGTCACCCTTTTGACGGGATTTTAGGAATATTGGTGCCCCATCTCCTTGCATTTTCTGGGCTTCATCTCCCCCAAGCCCCTTTATCCGTTGTGTAGACCATGGTTAGTGCACTCGCGAGGGGGATGTTTGGCATGGTCTCATCCTAGCCCAGGAGGGTCATATGAATGTCCCTCCCCATTAGGCCTAGCCCAACCCAATAAGGGATTTAGCATCCTCTCTAATTACCCCACCAGTTTCTAATGTACGTGTTCAATGGGAATTTGTAATCATGTCGATCCATTTAATTCTTTTGGCGGCTTATGACGTCTGGCATGGGAGGCTGTTTGTCATGTGCGTCTTTTCCCCTTCCCACGTTTGGAGGTTATGTCTAATGGCTTGCCCCAAGTTTCTCGTGCAGCAAAAATTGCGGGATCTATCACCTGTCGTTCTGCATCCCAATGACACCTGTCTTTTCCCCGTATGGGCAACTCGATCATTGCAATCTTCTTATTTAAACCCAAGTCCTGCATCATTTTCCACTTTCTAGCTTTTTAGTTTCCTTCGTGTTTCTTACTCTCTTGTGCTTTCCTCCTGTCTTCCTTCTCAACCCCTCCTAGCCTTTTTATTCTTCCTCAGTTGCCTTCAAACCCTGCACATGGCGCCCAAGAATGCTTCATGTTTCTCTCCCCGGGCTGCTCACGCATCCCATCCATAGGAGTCTTCAAGAGTTCTCGGCGGCCCAGATCTCCCTAAGGCTCGCGATGAGCCCAACACTTTGACGGATACCATTGGGTCTTGATAGTTACTCCAATGGAGTTGAGGTTGTTCAGGAATTCCTTTGGAATGCCTGGTTCTACAAACTTCGAGGCCCCAGCGAACCGCCAAGGGGCAGTGGACTCGGAAGGGTTTGCCATGAGAGTGGGCCTGTACCCTTCGATGTACACTAGCATACTGCTACTTCCCTTCTGCCATCCAATTCGAGAGGTTTTGGACATCCTTCGCCGAGTGCCTGCAGAGCTCCATCCCAATGCTTGGAGGATCCTGATGAGCTACTACATCACTCGGTGCACAGTCCTCGAACCCCTCAATAACGTCTACCAGACTTGACGGCCAAGGAGTTCTTGTTCACACATAGTGTGTTACACCTGGACAGCAACTTGTGCAGTTTTCATTCCCGATTGTGGTATCAGGTTGCTCGGCTAGAGACTCGTTACTCTCATATCAAGGATTAGTTTAAACAATTCTTATTCACGACGGGAGAAGGTTGGGAGTTCCCAGCTAGGTAGGAGGTTCACCGCGAGTTCCCTATCCGGGTAGTTTGGGGGCATTGTACTGGATGACAAGGAGATCGGCCTAGAGATGTCCGGGCATGAGCAAGCTTGATTGGAGGCGGACTATGCCTGGGTGAGGGCACATCCCAGTGACGTCGACTCGGAGGCCCTGCTGACCAGAGCCAACATAGATCGCTTCTTGACTTTTCCGAACTGATCTTGTTTCACCGAAAGGGACTTGCCAAAGAGTCAATCATCTTTTAGGGAGTGAAGAAGACCTCCCAACCCTCCTTTGGAAGGAGGGGCGAAAAGACCTCGCACCGAGGTTAAGGAGTCATTAGGGTCAGGAGACAGTGGTAGCAACTCTTGGTCACGAAGACAGCTTCTTGAGCTGTGGAGACTGTCAATGAACCATCACGTTCCTCGACGAGCTCCAGTGATTCTTATGCCAAGCAAGCACTACCCCCACTGCTGGTGGCGACTCGGGCTCCCACCACGTTAATAGTCCCCCAAGTTTTTACCCCGCTGAACAATGCAGTGCCAATAGGGGCTCTCAGCCTGGGGAAGAAGAACTAGATATGGCTTTCTTCTTGGCCTTCCTCGACCAGCCCCCAAAGGACTCCTAAATCTTCGTTCCCCCACCTGAGGTTCCCCTAGAGTTAGTTGCCTCTCTTTGCACTGGGGATTTTGAAGCAGTTGGGAATGCCAAGATGACGATGTGCTTGGGCAACAAAGCGGAGTTCGTCTCCTCGCACCTTGACCCTAATGAGGGATCATCCCTGAGCCACACTCAGGTCATGGACCTTGACAAGGATAGGGTCTCCATCTTGGAGTCCCCTATCTGAGACTCCCCGAAGACCACAACCATATAAATCGTGGCCTTAGAAGAATTGGTTGAGGCAGCTCCCCCTTTGATCGCCAAGAGGTCGCTGGAAGACCCCCAAATTGAAGAAGGGGTTATCCTAATCATCCACTCCAGaaataaattcaagaatttTGAGGCTCTGCAGGAGCCTAGGGGGACAACAAGGGAGGGTGCTCCTACGAATGCTACAGTTAGCCTTGGAGCAAAAAAGGTGCTTGAGCAAACTCTTACCACCGAGCAAGAAGGTGGGGAGGCTTCACTTGAAATTTCCATGGTTCTCGGGGCCGAAGGTGTACCTTAGTAGGGAGGTGCACCCGTCCACAAGGAAGGAGGGGGAACCGAGTCGGTGAGACTCGAGCTAGGGTTCGTCGTCACAAGCAAGGCAGAAAGGCACCTATTTTGGCATCAATGTTCTATCATTGTGCATAGGGTATGTCTGGGTAGGCCCTAGAGCCATGGCATAGGGGCGTCGCTTGCTAGGGGAATTTGGAACCGAAGGAAGGGGGCCCTGGGCCTAGCTTAGGCTATGATCAGGCCCGTGTCAAGGCCATAAGTCGGGAGGCTGGCAAGCTGAAGACCTTTCTCTCCTCAGTAAGAAACTTACTTAATTCTCGGTCTGTTACTTCTTGTTTCATCTCCCCTTGGCTTGTTCTTAAATTTTTCCGCATTCTTTTGTTCTACCAAAGAGCCGATCAGTTGGCCACTCTGATCGTGAATGAGAGGGGAGATCTAGAGGAAGAGGTTTGGGTGCTCCGATCCCTTGTTAGGTTGGCCTGTTTCAAGCTTCGAGAGGCGAACAAGGAGCAAGAGGAAGCTGAGGAGGTCTTTGCCCAAGCCTATGCCAgcagagagaagaagaagaagaaaaagatcacTAAGCTGCATTTGGAGATGGCCACCCTTTAGGGCGAGCTGGCCTAGTCTCGTGAGGAGTTTGGCCAATGTCTCCTCCAAGCCAAACTTGCGAAAGAGGAGCGGGATAGCTTGCGCGAG
This window of the Juglans regia cultivar Chandler chromosome 12, Walnut 2.0, whole genome shotgun sequence genome carries:
- the LOC108983330 gene encoding cytochrome P450 87A3-like; this encodes MIMMWFLILCLTALLAVGISHWVYMWLNPKCNGKLPPGSMGFPIIGETLQFFAPHPFHNIPPFIRNRMEKYGAVFRTSLVGKNVIVSTDPEVNTYIFQQEDRSVLLWYTESFMKVLGKKSLLTHHGVIHKYLKNLILHLVGPENLKAKVMNEMDVVICRHLHAWARHGTLDLKEVTSNMLFDYAAKQLISYDESKTPLKLAENFKALIYGLLSFPNDILGTPYHACLQGRKNATKIITDIYNDRKASKIHRSDFLDHLLEEVESEKSILNESSAIDLVLVLLFAYHETISTTLTLVPKFMSDHPDVLAELTKEHEEILKNRDDETSEITWQEYKSMTFTHMFINETVRLANIVPGIFRKVVKDVEVKGYTIPEGWLVIVVPSALHLNSDVYTDPHTFNPWRWEGKELHAGSKTFMAFGGGVRLCVGADFAKLQMAIFIHYLVTKYRWKINGGDEKMIRKPGLVFPNGLRIEISEKDMKC